The stretch of DNA CGGTAATCAAGTTGGTAAATGTCCCTAGGCCGAAGCGCGCATCGGCATAATGATTTTCGTCCCAACTACTCAGTCCGGTTGAGTCACCCGCTGCGGCTCGCAGAATTCGGTAACCAAATATTCGTTCCGCGTCGGCGCAATGTTCAAAAACTTGTCGAACCGTCCAACCAAACGGTGGGTGGATTTTGTCAACCTGTTCGGTGCACAAAAAACTTCCCAGTTCGCAGATCCAATACTGCTGGTTGCGGAGTACTGATAGTGCATCTTCGCCATCAACCTGATTAACAAGCTTTTGGTGATAGGCATGAGAGCACTCGGAAGAATCAGGACGACAACTTGCCAGGGCCATAAAATTGACTGTTGCGAAACGAGAAAAGATGCGGAGGGGGTTGTGTTACCACCACGCGGATCACAATATATTCGGCATCGCGGATAGCACTTCATGTAGTCTAATCATCTTTGTGATGTTGGTCTTGTGGCATGCATGCAGTGACTGTGGTTCGCTTGGTCTTTTGTTGTTTTGATAATGCATTTCCATCGTAAGGATTTTACGGACGACATCCGCATTCTCACTCTGTGTTTGATTCAAGAATTGAGGCGTGAGAACGAATGATCGGCATCTATGTGCTAGCCGGAGTCGTAGTTTCTTTGGTCGCCATTGGCGTCAAGCTGCGAGACGCGGAGCGTAATCGAGCTACGCTGGAAAAGAATTGCCGTCAGTCCTGGGCATCGCTTCATGATCAACTTCGCAACCGGCACTTGATTGTCAGCCATCTGATCGACAGCGTGGCGGGACGATCAAATCTTTTGGTAGACGTCAACGAGTTATCGGCCAGCTTGAAAGAAGTTGAATCGCGATTGGATTCACTTCAGGGCAATTTGCCGGGCACCGGGGAAGCAAACG from Rubripirellula amarantea encodes:
- a CDS encoding DinB family protein, encoding MALASCRPDSSECSHAYHQKLVNQVDGEDALSVLRNQQYWICELGSFLCTEQVDKIHPPFGWTVRQVFEHCADAERIFGYRILRAAAGDSTGLSSWDENHYADARFGLGTFTNLITELGLLRQSNLLLLQRIAPRCWSQTVPVDGAPISVRAMAWVTAGHLAHHLNIVEKRCGVAVQRTPSM